In Aerococcus loyolae, a genomic segment contains:
- a CDS encoding bifunctional folylpolyglutamate synthase/dihydrofolate synthase → MDYEEFEKDLPVLERGKWTLGLDHIRDLMAVFDNPQDKLPTVHIAGTNGKGSTASMIARTLQLAGYKVGLYTSPSLVSFNERIRINGENIADEKLRAMKDYMKEKLAGTKIQCSEFELFTAMAWLIFYHEGCDIIVLEVGLGGRLDATNLVKSPLVSVITKIALDHENILGHTISEIAKEKAGIIKYYTPVVVYPYPKEAIEVLSATAERQGAPLKTIDTESIENIHPENRQQVFTYKGENYHLNLLGKHQVLNACLAIEALAEIKRAGFNVELKQIKEGLQTVSWPGRFEWVHQDPEIIIDGSHNLDGVRAMRHAVEDYFPNIPRLGITGMLRDKDVYRMLGEVVHLFDEIVTITPDSDRAMTASELTKATHMVTGLQKVNTYTAQNNEDAMAYARRWADQQEGDCLICVFGSLYLVGELRELVFESFEADK, encoded by the coding sequence ATGGATTATGAAGAATTTGAAAAAGATTTACCGGTCTTAGAGCGGGGCAAATGGACCCTGGGCCTAGACCATATTCGCGACTTAATGGCGGTCTTTGATAATCCCCAAGACAAATTGCCTACTGTCCATATCGCCGGCACCAATGGCAAGGGCTCAACCGCCTCAATGATTGCTAGGACCCTCCAATTAGCTGGCTATAAGGTAGGTTTGTATACCTCACCATCTTTAGTGAGTTTTAATGAGCGTATCCGGATTAACGGGGAGAATATCGCTGATGAAAAGCTGCGAGCCATGAAAGACTACATGAAGGAAAAACTTGCCGGCACTAAGATTCAATGTAGCGAGTTTGAATTATTTACTGCCATGGCTTGGTTGATCTTTTACCATGAAGGCTGCGATATTATTGTTCTAGAAGTGGGATTAGGTGGTCGCTTGGATGCCACTAACCTGGTGAAGAGTCCTTTAGTCAGTGTGATTACTAAGATTGCCTTAGACCATGAAAATATCCTGGGCCATACCATTTCAGAAATTGCTAAAGAAAAAGCGGGGATTATTAAGTACTACACTCCGGTGGTGGTTTACCCCTATCCGAAAGAGGCGATTGAAGTATTAAGTGCGACTGCTGAACGTCAAGGAGCGCCTTTGAAGACGATTGATACAGAAAGTATTGAGAATATTCACCCGGAAAACCGTCAGCAAGTTTTTACTTATAAGGGAGAGAATTATCACCTTAACTTATTGGGAAAACACCAAGTGCTTAATGCTTGCTTAGCGATTGAGGCTTTAGCTGAAATCAAACGAGCTGGTTTTAATGTAGAGCTCAAGCAGATAAAAGAAGGTTTACAGACAGTTTCTTGGCCAGGACGTTTTGAATGGGTTCACCAAGATCCAGAAATTATTATTGATGGTAGCCATAATTTAGATGGGGTCCGGGCCATGCGTCACGCCGTTGAGGATTACTTCCCTAATATACCTCGCTTAGGCATTACCGGCATGCTCAGGGATAAGGATGTCTACCGCATGTTAGGAGAGGTCGTTCACTTATTTGATGAGATTGTCACCATTACCCCTGATTCAGACCGGGCCATGACAGCCAGTGAACTCACCAAGGCCACCCATATGGTTACAGGCCTCCAAAAGGTAAACACCTACACCGCTCAGAATAATGAAGACGCTATGGCCTATGCCAGACGATGGGCTGACCAGCAGGAGGGGGATTGCCTTATCTGTGTCTTTGGCAGCCTTTACCTTGTTGGTGAATTAAGAGAGCTGGTCTTTGAATCCTTTGAAGCCGACAAATAA
- a CDS encoding nucleoid-associated protein: MIIKEAILHIYDQNINQGVMSELPLAVDSNHLFKYMHALIDKVWVTDKKKRGIFPADNEKYQQFQAAAADFIPNSQALASQWFQFIQLNPDIPAADLLWLRFSDDQGEDYLAAFKLNHNESYTHHLVYNDDNVQNDLIIHKNILPSAKQAIDEGIVVNLASGQYDLVEKKHEIESLGEKVNYFSELYLKVPTKPSAKESIQAIKKAVEKTAHTYDEPVYQSLAKAKDILYHEMSGEEGFSNERIADYLYEDNLAKKQSYLEETQTFPFDNEMMQEVESIPTKLQRQKLKLDNGIEITIPLDLFYDPDVIELSNNPDGTISVTIKNIESIKNMF, from the coding sequence TTGATTATTAAAGAAGCAATCTTACATATCTATGATCAAAACATTAACCAGGGGGTCATGTCTGAACTCCCCTTAGCAGTTGATAGTAATCATTTATTTAAATATATGCATGCCTTAATTGATAAGGTCTGGGTTACCGATAAGAAGAAGCGGGGGATCTTTCCAGCTGATAATGAAAAATACCAGCAATTTCAAGCGGCTGCAGCAGACTTTATTCCCAATAGCCAAGCATTGGCTAGTCAATGGTTTCAATTTATCCAATTAAACCCTGATATTCCTGCGGCTGACTTACTCTGGCTGCGTTTTTCTGATGACCAAGGAGAGGATTACCTGGCGGCCTTTAAGCTCAACCACAATGAGTCCTATACCCATCACTTGGTCTATAATGATGACAATGTTCAAAATGATCTCATTATTCACAAAAACATCCTGCCTTCTGCTAAACAGGCTATTGATGAAGGCATCGTGGTTAATTTAGCCAGTGGCCAGTATGACTTAGTAGAAAAGAAGCATGAAATTGAAAGTCTAGGGGAAAAGGTCAATTATTTTAGCGAATTGTACCTGAAAGTGCCGACTAAACCCAGTGCCAAGGAAAGTATCCAGGCCATCAAGAAAGCCGTTGAAAAAACGGCTCACACTTATGATGAACCGGTCTACCAATCCCTAGCCAAGGCTAAGGATATCCTCTACCATGAAATGAGTGGGGAGGAAGGCTTTTCCAATGAGCGGATTGCTGATTATCTCTACGAAGATAACCTGGCCAAGAAACAATCCTATTTGGAAGAAACCCAGACTTTCCCTTTTGACAATGAAATGATGCAAGAAGTTGAAAGCATTCCTACAAAACTCCAAAGGCAAAAATTGAAACTGGACAATGGCATTGAAATCACCATCCCCCTCGACTTGTTCTACGATCCCGACGTCATTGAATTAAGCAATAACCCCGATGGAACAATCAGTGTAACCATCAAAAACATCGAATCCATAAAAAATATGTTTTAA
- a CDS encoding UTP--glucose-1-phosphate uridylyltransferase: MTIKKAVIPAAGLGTRFLPITKATAKEMLPLMDKPVIQFIVEEVLSSGIEEILIVTGRNKRSIEDHFDSNYELEQNLTEKGKADLLEMVQSSTLHNIQFKRQHYPKGLGDAILQAKSFVGNEPFLLTLGDNIMVSDKPASKQVMEIAERYQATAILTQAVSNQEAKHYGIVDEASSRSGDVYDISGLVEKPTEPNYDPAMAICGRYVLTPEIFSAIEAVGVNPQSGEIELTDALNLLAKDHPVLSTHFHGQWYEVGEPLGLIEASIQYALHHEETSQGLNDYLKQEIIPRLKAEK, translated from the coding sequence ATGACCATTAAGAAGGCAGTAATCCCGGCAGCAGGTTTGGGGACGCGTTTTCTCCCTATTACTAAAGCCACTGCCAAAGAAATGCTCCCTTTGATGGATAAGCCAGTCATTCAATTTATTGTTGAAGAAGTGCTGTCCAGTGGAATTGAAGAAATTCTCATTGTTACTGGGCGCAACAAGCGCTCTATCGAAGACCATTTCGACTCTAATTATGAGTTAGAGCAAAACCTTACTGAAAAGGGTAAGGCAGACTTATTGGAAATGGTTCAATCTAGCACCTTACATAATATTCAGTTCAAACGCCAACACTATCCTAAGGGGCTTGGCGACGCCATCCTACAAGCCAAGTCCTTTGTAGGGAACGAACCTTTTCTCTTAACCCTGGGCGATAATATTATGGTTTCCGATAAGCCCGCTTCTAAGCAGGTCATGGAAATTGCTGAACGCTACCAAGCAACAGCTATCCTGACCCAAGCAGTCTCCAACCAAGAGGCTAAGCATTATGGAATTGTTGATGAAGCTAGCTCACGGTCGGGAGATGTCTATGATATCAGTGGCCTCGTGGAGAAACCCACAGAACCCAATTATGACCCCGCCATGGCCATTTGTGGACGTTATGTCTTAACCCCTGAGATTTTTTCAGCGATTGAAGCGGTTGGTGTTAACCCTCAATCTGGAGAAATTGAACTTACCGACGCTTTAAATTTACTGGCTAAGGACCATCCGGTTTTATCCACCCACTTCCATGGCCAATGGTATGAAGTGGGAGAACCCTTGGGACTTATCGAGGCCAGCATCCAATATGCCTTACACCACGAAGAAACCAGCCAAGGCCTCAATGATTATTTAAAGCAAGAAATCATCCCCCGCTTAAAAGCGGAAAAATAA
- the murC gene encoding UDP-N-acetylmuramate--L-alanine ligase, producing the protein MDKELTYHFTGIKGTGMSALARVLKGAGYQVQGSDVTDHFFTEEGLKEAGITVLPFDPDNIHEGMTVICGNAFKDDHPEVVRAKELGLTVTRYHYFLGELIKKYTSVAITGSHGKTSTTGLMAHVLGSLKTTSYLIGDGTGKGVEDGEYFVLEADEYREHFLAYEPDYAIFTNIDFDHPDFYHNIEEVFAANRKFAHQVKNKVIAYGDDPYLQKLKDEVDVWYYGIDNDDFDIVAKDIVRNTKGSHFDVWVQGKHYGNFSIHTFGQHSILNSLAVIGFCYLEGFDPEDVQEALTSFKGVKRRFNERFVEDMVIVDDYAHHPSEIKATIDAARQQYPDKQVISVFQPHTYSRTLALLDQFAEALDKSDAAYVCDIFASARETDHHQVSSQDVLDRLTVPHAALDLDDMTSLLAYKDAVILFMGAGDVPKYAKAYEAALLENGHTDKELSDDDH; encoded by the coding sequence ATGGATAAAGAATTGACCTATCATTTTACCGGAATCAAAGGCACAGGCATGAGTGCTCTCGCACGCGTTCTTAAAGGAGCTGGCTATCAGGTCCAGGGTTCTGATGTCACTGATCATTTCTTTACTGAGGAAGGTTTGAAGGAAGCGGGCATCACCGTATTACCTTTTGATCCTGACAATATCCATGAAGGGATGACGGTGATTTGTGGGAACGCCTTTAAAGATGACCACCCTGAAGTTGTCCGGGCCAAGGAGTTAGGCTTGACCGTTACCCGCTACCATTACTTCTTAGGTGAACTCATTAAGAAATATACCAGTGTTGCTATCACCGGTTCTCACGGGAAAACCTCAACCACCGGTCTTATGGCCCATGTTCTAGGTAGCTTAAAAACGACTTCCTACCTGATTGGAGACGGGACTGGTAAGGGCGTAGAAGACGGGGAATATTTTGTCTTAGAAGCCGACGAATACCGGGAACATTTCTTAGCTTATGAACCTGATTATGCCATCTTTACCAATATCGACTTCGACCATCCCGATTTTTACCACAATATTGAAGAAGTCTTTGCTGCTAACCGAAAATTTGCCCACCAAGTGAAGAATAAAGTGATTGCCTATGGAGATGATCCTTACCTACAAAAACTGAAGGATGAGGTCGACGTATGGTATTACGGCATTGACAATGATGATTTTGATATTGTTGCCAAGGATATCGTTCGTAACACCAAGGGCTCTCACTTTGACGTCTGGGTCCAAGGTAAGCATTATGGCAACTTTTCCATCCATACCTTTGGCCAACATAGCATCTTGAATAGCCTGGCAGTGATTGGTTTCTGTTATTTAGAAGGCTTTGACCCAGAGGATGTTCAAGAAGCCTTGACCAGCTTTAAGGGTGTGAAACGTCGCTTTAACGAACGTTTTGTTGAGGATATGGTGATTGTCGATGACTATGCCCACCATCCTTCAGAAATCAAAGCGACCATTGATGCCGCCCGCCAACAATATCCAGATAAGCAAGTGATTAGTGTCTTCCAACCTCATACCTATTCGCGGACCCTGGCACTATTGGACCAATTTGCCGAGGCTTTAGACAAGTCCGATGCGGCTTATGTCTGTGATATCTTTGCTTCAGCACGGGAAACCGACCACCACCAAGTATCCAGCCAAGATGTCCTGGATCGTTTAACGGTTCCGCATGCGGCGCTTGATTTAGACGATATGACTTCATTACTCGCTTATAAGGATGCGGTGATTCTCTTTATGGGAGCTGGTGATGTTCCTAAATATGCCAAGGCCTATGAAGCCGCCTTGTTAGAAAATGGGCACACAGATAAGGAGTTGTCAGATGATGACCATTAA
- the ytpR gene encoding YtpR family tRNA-binding protein, with amino-acid sequence MWLSFYNPRGVGDVLMLTSADLPRELIETETLSDVTRIYNKENKETIGYNINNISTYMEIKGTGHVLLEDAQIEQINQLFYEQGFETIKISNEPRIVVGKVVECVDHENSDHLHVTQTQVGPAGIQQIVCGASNIDQGQTVVVALSGAVMPNGQIIWPGELRGVKSNGMICSAYELGLDPDHERQGILVLDDELTPGTPFESIKDQLD; translated from the coding sequence ATGTGGCTTAGTTTCTACAATCCTCGAGGAGTAGGCGATGTGTTGATGCTGACGTCAGCAGATCTTCCTCGTGAACTAATAGAAACTGAAACGTTGTCCGATGTGACACGTATTTATAACAAGGAAAATAAAGAAACCATTGGTTATAATATCAATAATATTTCGACTTATATGGAGATAAAGGGGACAGGACATGTTCTCTTAGAAGATGCTCAAATTGAGCAAATTAACCAATTATTCTATGAACAAGGTTTTGAAACCATCAAAATCTCAAACGAACCCCGGATTGTGGTAGGAAAGGTAGTGGAATGTGTCGACCATGAAAATTCTGACCACTTGCATGTTACCCAAACCCAAGTGGGCCCGGCAGGCATCCAACAAATTGTTTGTGGGGCAAGCAATATTGACCAAGGGCAGACCGTAGTCGTGGCCCTGAGTGGGGCAGTTATGCCTAATGGACAGATTATCTGGCCAGGAGAATTGCGCGGAGTGAAAAGTAATGGGATGATTTGTTCCGCCTATGAATTAGGCTTGGACCCTGACCATGAACGTCAAGGCATCTTAGTGCTTGACGATGAATTGACCCCAGGAACTCCTTTTGAGTCAATCAAAGATCAATTAGATTAA
- the trmB gene encoding tRNA (guanosine(46)-N7)-methyltransferase TrmB has product MRVRHKPWAKDLIAQHPEWVITDPYDKKGHWHEIFANDHPIHVEVGTGKGQFLIEMAKTYPEINFIGIEMISDVLVMALQKAMETELSNLRFIRGDGNHVSDMFAQDEVSEIYLNFSDPWPKKRHAKRRLTHENFLKQYQNILKADGRLIFKTDNQGLFEYSLISLSHYGMVLDDVSLDLHNSGVTDNIMTEYEAKFSQRGQRIYRLIAHFKS; this is encoded by the coding sequence ATGCGTGTACGTCACAAACCCTGGGCCAAAGACTTGATCGCCCAACACCCTGAATGGGTGATTACTGACCCTTACGACAAAAAAGGCCACTGGCATGAAATATTTGCCAATGACCATCCTATCCATGTAGAAGTTGGTACCGGGAAGGGCCAATTTCTAATTGAAATGGCTAAGACCTATCCTGAAATTAATTTTATCGGCATCGAAATGATCTCTGATGTCTTAGTTATGGCCCTACAGAAGGCCATGGAAACCGAATTAAGCAACCTGCGTTTCATCCGCGGAGATGGTAACCATGTCAGTGATATGTTTGCCCAAGATGAAGTTAGTGAAATTTACTTAAATTTTTCCGATCCTTGGCCCAAAAAACGCCATGCCAAGCGCCGCTTGACCCATGAAAACTTCCTCAAGCAATACCAAAACATCTTAAAAGCAGACGGTCGCTTAATTTTCAAGACGGATAACCAAGGGCTCTTTGAGTATTCCTTAATTTCGCTCTCCCATTATGGAATGGTCTTAGATGATGTATCCTTAGACCTCCACAATAGTGGGGTAACAGATAATATTATGACCGAGTATGAGGCTAAGTTCTCCCAAAGAGGTCAAAGAATCTACCGCCTAATTGCTCACTTTAAAAGTTGA
- a CDS encoding phosphotransferase family protein, whose protein sequence is MEFQFDKEWTLHPIGGDTGQAFMGTHNQERIFLKRNSSPFLAALSMEGITPRLIWTKRTASGDVYSAQEWLYGHTLSAQEIQQGIVTKLMSRYHHSDNLYNMLVKIGGKTYKPEDFLHEFENNLSEDLDSLTYINSVKDYLYDTLSFVQNARRTVCHSDLNRRNFILSEDHRLYLVDWEKVCIADPIFDITQLLVQYIPLEDWDHWFDLYNLHVSEETYLRIEWYSLMNLLFLIKADYQKKRIYHINESILLLRHIYENRYFKSSNQENPITSWSID, encoded by the coding sequence ATGGAGTTCCAATTCGATAAAGAATGGACCTTGCACCCAATAGGTGGCGATACTGGCCAAGCTTTTATGGGAACACATAATCAAGAGCGGATATTTCTGAAGCGAAATTCTTCTCCTTTTTTAGCTGCCTTGTCCATGGAGGGGATTACCCCTCGCTTGATCTGGACCAAAAGAACTGCTAGCGGTGATGTCTACTCAGCTCAAGAATGGCTATATGGACACACCCTGTCAGCCCAAGAAATCCAGCAAGGCATCGTGACTAAGTTAATGTCACGCTACCATCACTCCGACAATCTCTATAATATGCTGGTGAAGATTGGTGGGAAGACCTATAAACCAGAAGATTTCTTACACGAATTTGAAAACAATCTTAGTGAGGATCTGGACTCCCTAACCTATATTAATAGCGTCAAGGATTACCTCTATGACACCCTGTCTTTTGTGCAAAATGCCCGGCGAACTGTCTGCCATAGCGACCTCAATCGCCGTAATTTTATTTTGTCAGAAGACCATCGCTTATACTTGGTAGACTGGGAGAAGGTCTGCATTGCTGACCCTATTTTTGACATTACCCAGCTCTTAGTCCAATATATTCCCTTGGAAGATTGGGATCACTGGTTTGATCTGTATAACTTACATGTTAGTGAAGAAACCTATTTACGGATTGAATGGTATTCATTAATGAATTTGCTCTTTTTAATTAAGGCAGACTATCAGAAAAAACGTATCTATCACATTAATGAAAGTATTTTATTGCTCAGACACATCTATGAAAACCGCTATTTTAAAAGCAGTAACCAAGAAAACCCCATCACTTCCTGGTCTATTGACTAG
- a CDS encoding ABC transporter permease → MTFKELYPKRRQSQQKRIFRYFKYIFNDHFILALAFILAALAFQYSQWLKTLTTFNPLYQWIWLIIATALVMGIGKIASFIEKADTVFLLAREADFKAYFSQALAYSLLLPTGIYALFVGVSYPFLLIHQGLSAGQVLAIFVIMVGLKALQLRSVLENFHFYSPSKSRLLMVLTAAYSFCQLYFAVRGKIFLALAFVFVMIVIYYLTSKNWQGEKQWDWLKIASDESQRQERVNQVLSLFVDVPTGQRAVKRRIYLDLLLMTSKNNPYYFLYQRAFCRSQDYFNLWLRLTVLATLLVYFLPSHPLTYCLGLLMLYASHFQILPLYRRYYKHPLMKIYPLEQGQALPAFRRFLYLPLGLQTTLLTMSFLISKSWQDSVIFLILAGLMTILFTRVYLPRRLRGKNRLLEKLHR, encoded by the coding sequence ATGACCTTTAAAGAGCTCTATCCCAAACGCCGTCAAAGTCAGCAAAAACGCATTTTCCGTTATTTTAAATATATTTTCAACGACCACTTTATCCTAGCTTTGGCTTTTATTTTAGCGGCCTTGGCCTTTCAATACAGCCAGTGGTTAAAGACCCTAACGACTTTTAACCCGCTTTACCAATGGATCTGGCTAATCATCGCCACGGCCTTAGTGATGGGGATAGGAAAGATAGCTAGCTTCATTGAAAAGGCGGACACAGTCTTTTTACTGGCTAGAGAAGCGGACTTTAAGGCTTACTTTAGCCAGGCCTTAGCCTATAGCTTACTCCTGCCAACGGGGATCTATGCCTTATTTGTGGGGGTATCTTATCCTTTCTTACTGATTCACCAAGGCTTGTCAGCGGGCCAGGTCCTTGCTATCTTTGTGATAATGGTCGGCTTGAAGGCTCTCCAGTTACGGTCAGTTTTAGAGAATTTTCATTTTTACAGTCCCAGCAAAAGCAGGCTCTTGATGGTTTTGACTGCAGCTTATAGCTTTTGCCAGTTGTATTTTGCTGTGCGGGGAAAGATCTTTTTGGCCCTGGCTTTTGTTTTTGTGATGATCGTCATCTATTATCTGACCAGTAAAAACTGGCAGGGTGAAAAGCAATGGGATTGGTTAAAGATTGCAAGTGATGAAAGCCAACGCCAAGAAAGAGTTAACCAGGTCTTGAGCCTGTTTGTGGATGTACCAACGGGTCAAAGGGCAGTTAAGCGGCGGATATATTTAGATTTACTGCTTATGACCAGCAAGAACAATCCCTATTATTTCCTCTACCAAAGGGCCTTTTGTCGGAGCCAGGATTATTTCAATTTATGGCTCAGGCTTACTGTCCTAGCGACTCTCTTGGTTTATTTCTTACCTAGTCACCCGCTGACCTATTGTTTAGGCCTTTTAATGCTTTATGCCAGTCATTTTCAAATTTTACCCCTCTATCGTCGCTATTATAAGCACCCCTTAATGAAAATTTACCCCCTAGAGCAGGGGCAAGCTTTGCCGGCTTTTCGCCGCTTTTTATACCTGCCGCTAGGCTTGCAGACGACTTTGCTTACCATGAGTTTCCTAATTAGCAAATCCTGGCAGGACAGTGTGATTTTCTTAATTTTAGCGGGATTAATGACTATCCTTTTCACCCGGGTCTATTTACCCCGTCGCTTACGAGGAAAAAATCGTCTCTTGGAAAAATTACATAGATAA
- a CDS encoding ABC transporter ATP-binding protein: protein MTLSVEHLSGGYSNYTVLHDLNFSVQAGEIVGLIGLNGAGKSTTIKHILGLLKPSAGEILVNGHSLAEDNQAYRQALSYIPEQPILYPELTLREHIQLIALAYHIDPDQAMANAEPLLERFRLTERLDWLPIHFSKGMKQKVMIVCAMLVDTMLYIIDEPFVGLDPLGIDDFTQLLLKKRQAGAAILMSTHILSSAEHYCDRFIFLHEGQIKAQGTLQEIRQRFNKADASLDELYVDLIRGQSHDL, encoded by the coding sequence ATGACACTATCTGTAGAACATTTAAGTGGGGGTTATAGTAATTATACGGTCCTCCACGATTTAAATTTTTCTGTTCAAGCTGGTGAAATTGTCGGCTTGATTGGCTTGAATGGGGCTGGCAAATCAACCACTATTAAGCATATTTTAGGTCTGCTCAAGCCGAGTGCGGGGGAGATATTGGTGAATGGCCATTCACTGGCTGAAGATAACCAGGCCTACCGCCAAGCCCTCAGTTATATTCCCGAACAACCGATCCTCTATCCAGAGCTCACTTTGCGCGAGCATATCCAACTGATTGCCTTGGCCTACCATATTGACCCTGACCAAGCCATGGCTAATGCCGAGCCGCTCTTAGAACGCTTCCGTTTGACCGAACGCTTGGACTGGTTACCCATCCATTTTTCTAAGGGCATGAAGCAAAAGGTCATGATTGTTTGTGCCATGCTGGTTGATACCATGTTATACATTATTGATGAACCCTTTGTCGGCTTAGACCCACTGGGGATCGATGACTTTACCCAATTATTACTGAAGAAACGCCAAGCCGGGGCAGCGATTTTAATGTCAACCCATATCCTGTCCAGCGCTGAACACTACTGTGATCGCTTTATCTTTCTCCATGAGGGACAAATTAAAGCCCAAGGGACCTTACAGGAGATCCGTCAGCGCTTCAATAAGGCAGATGCCAGCTTGGACGAACTCTATGTTGACTTAATAAGAGGGCAGAGCCATGACCTTTAA
- a CDS encoding HIT family protein produces MEDCIFCKIANREIPTNLVYEDEVVTAFLDNSQVTKGHTLLVPKKHLKDIFDYDVKDAGAIFRRIPIIVEAIKKAYPDVQGINILNNNGEIAYQSVFHSHIHIIPRYQKEEGFAVKFTNNGDNYSDEDLAEIAKTINENIEV; encoded by the coding sequence ATGGAAGATTGCATTTTCTGTAAAATTGCAAACCGGGAAATTCCCACTAATCTAGTCTATGAAGACGAAGTAGTCACTGCTTTCTTAGATAATTCTCAAGTTACTAAGGGGCACACCTTACTCGTTCCTAAAAAACACCTAAAAGATATCTTTGACTACGATGTCAAGGATGCGGGAGCGATTTTTAGACGGATTCCTATTATTGTCGAAGCCATTAAGAAGGCCTACCCAGACGTGCAAGGAATTAACATCTTAAATAACAACGGTGAAATTGCCTATCAATCGGTCTTCCATTCTCACATTCACATCATTCCTCGCTACCAAAAAGAGGAAGGTTTTGCTGTCAAATTCACCAATAATGGTGACAATTATAGTGATGAAGACTTAGCCGAAATTGCTAAAACCATTAACGAAAATATTGAGGTGTAG
- a CDS encoding peptidylprolyl isomerase, protein MKFKKKFTLGLVSSLCAFTLAACQSQSNDSAVATGDDIKITQGQLNDQMKKVAGDQTLRQLILSEISKQEVGKDRYKEIEQETDQQIAATKAQVGDNDKFQNVLKSSGVPSEEAYKESLIQYTLTQEALKKNIPVSDEELKKAYEDYEPAAEISHILVEDENEAKDIIKQLDQGGDFSALAKEHSKDPGSKEKGGSLGQVEKGQMVKEFEDAAFKLNEGEYTKEPVKSQYGYHIIKLDKKGQKGSFEDEKDKLAEQVKNKKMQDPSTLLQVTSDLLKKYNIDIKDSDLKSALDQFKPKEEDKKADKDSKEKSKDQDKKEENKDDQKGQENSQSQSESDKK, encoded by the coding sequence ATGAAATTTAAGAAAAAATTCACCCTAGGCCTAGTATCCAGTCTATGTGCCTTCACCCTAGCGGCTTGCCAAAGTCAAAGCAATGATAGCGCTGTGGCGACCGGTGATGATATTAAAATTACCCAAGGTCAACTGAATGACCAAATGAAGAAAGTTGCTGGCGATCAAACCCTTCGCCAACTCATCCTTTCTGAAATCTCTAAACAAGAAGTGGGTAAAGACCGCTATAAAGAAATCGAACAAGAAACTGACCAACAAATTGCGGCAACTAAGGCTCAAGTTGGCGATAATGACAAATTCCAAAATGTCCTCAAAAGTTCCGGTGTGCCTTCTGAAGAAGCCTACAAAGAATCACTAATCCAATACACCCTCACCCAAGAGGCCCTCAAGAAAAATATCCCAGTTTCTGACGAAGAATTAAAAAAAGCCTACGAAGACTATGAACCTGCTGCAGAAATTTCTCATATCTTAGTAGAAGATGAAAACGAAGCCAAAGATATCATCAAACAATTAGACCAAGGTGGCGACTTTAGTGCATTAGCTAAAGAACACAGTAAAGACCCAGGCAGCAAAGAAAAAGGAGGATCTTTAGGCCAAGTTGAAAAAGGACAAATGGTCAAAGAATTTGAAGACGCCGCTTTCAAACTAAACGAAGGGGAATACACCAAGGAACCGGTCAAATCACAGTATGGCTACCACATCATTAAATTAGATAAAAAGGGTCAAAAAGGTAGCTTTGAAGATGAAAAAGATAAGCTGGCTGAACAAGTGAAGAATAAGAAAATGCAAGATCCTTCTACCCTTCTCCAAGTCACCAGTGATCTCTTGAAGAAATACAACATTGACATTAAGGACTCCGACCTAAAATCTGCTCTCGACCAATTCAAACCAAAAGAAGAGGACAAAAAAGCAGATAAAGATTCCAAAGAAAAATCAAAAGATCAAGACAAAAAAGAAGAAAATAAAGATGACCAAAAAGGACAAGAAAACAGCCAAAGTCAGTCAGAGTCTGATAAAAAGTAG